One Equus caballus isolate H_3958 breed thoroughbred chromosome 14, TB-T2T, whole genome shotgun sequence DNA segment encodes these proteins:
- the CXCL14 gene encoding C-X-C motif chemokine ligand 14 precursor codes for MRLLTAALLLLLLALCAARVDGSKCKCSRKGPKIRYSDVKKLEMKPKYPHCEEKMVIITTKSVSRYRGQEHCLHPKLQSTKRFIKWYNAWNEKRRVYEE; via the exons ATGAGGCTCCTGACGGCCgcgctgctcctgctgctcctggcGCTGTGCGCCGCGCGCGTGGACG GGTCCAAATGCAAGTGTTCCCGGAAGGGGCCCAAGATCCGCTACAGCGACGTGAAGAAGCTGGAAATGAAGCCAAAGTACCCGCACTGCGAGGAGAAGATGGTTAT CATCACCACCAAGAGTGTGTCCCGGTACCGGGGTCAGGAGCACTGCCTGCACCCCAAGCTGCAGAGCACCAAGCGCTTCATCAAGTGGTACAACGCCTGGAACGAGAAGCGCAG